In Streptomyces sclerotialus, one genomic interval encodes:
- a CDS encoding CYTH and CHAD domain-containing protein has protein sequence MADTVREIERKYEADGAGLPSGGLPDLTGADRIATVAERGAVTLDATYYDTGSRRLARDGITLRRRTGGDDAGWHLKLPVAAHVRDEIRAPLSDTVPRALRGLLRSRVRDAELVPLVRIGTRREVRQLLGADGTVLAEVAVDQVRADRPAGPGRTAEWAEIEVELTPGGDVALLDAVEARLLRAGLRPASAASKAARALRETAPKGERRTAAPEDGTAGPAGAGPVAAGPPTAERTVLRYLARQVTALVELDPAVRRDLPDSVHQMRVATRRLRSALRSYATVLDRSATDPVGTELKWLAAELGVGRDSEVLAARIQEALAALPKELRPGPVRTRLRTWSQAHRKGSRKHLLAVLDGTRYLALLDSLDTLLADPPRARAARRPAAEVLPKAVERDFRRLAGHVETALATPPGPDRDLALHEARKAAKRTRYAAEAARPELGRPARELVKRMTELQELLGDHQDGVVAREALRELAAQGHAAGENAFAYGVLYGREEARAAIRERDLPALWATIPPPALRRGPQGGGTADSGRAGGAR, from the coding sequence ATGGCGGACACCGTGCGCGAAATCGAGCGGAAGTACGAGGCCGACGGTGCGGGGCTGCCCTCGGGCGGCCTCCCCGACCTCACCGGAGCGGACCGGATCGCGACCGTCGCGGAGCGCGGCGCGGTCACCCTGGACGCCACCTACTACGACACCGGCAGCCGGCGGCTGGCCCGCGACGGCATCACCCTGCGCCGCCGCACCGGCGGGGACGACGCGGGCTGGCACCTGAAGCTGCCGGTCGCCGCGCACGTACGCGACGAGATCCGCGCCCCGCTCTCCGACACCGTCCCCCGCGCCCTGCGCGGCCTGCTCCGCTCCCGCGTCCGCGACGCCGAGCTGGTGCCCCTCGTACGCATCGGCACCCGGCGCGAGGTGCGGCAGCTGCTCGGCGCCGACGGCACGGTCCTCGCCGAGGTGGCCGTCGACCAGGTACGCGCCGACCGCCCGGCCGGGCCCGGCCGGACCGCCGAGTGGGCCGAGATCGAGGTCGAGCTGACCCCCGGCGGGGACGTGGCGCTCCTGGACGCGGTCGAGGCCCGGCTGCTGCGCGCCGGACTGCGCCCCGCGTCCGCGGCCTCCAAGGCGGCCCGGGCGCTCCGCGAGACGGCACCGAAGGGCGAACGGAGGACGGCGGCCCCCGAGGACGGCACCGCCGGGCCCGCGGGCGCCGGGCCCGTGGCTGCCGGGCCGCCCACCGCCGAGCGGACCGTCCTGCGGTACCTCGCCCGCCAGGTCACGGCGCTGGTCGAGCTGGACCCCGCCGTCCGCCGTGACCTGCCCGACTCGGTCCACCAGATGCGGGTGGCCACCCGCCGCCTGCGCAGCGCCCTGCGCTCGTACGCCACCGTCCTGGACCGGTCCGCCACCGACCCCGTGGGCACCGAGCTGAAGTGGCTCGCGGCGGAGCTGGGCGTCGGACGGGACTCCGAGGTGCTCGCCGCGCGCATCCAGGAGGCGCTGGCCGCGCTGCCCAAGGAGCTGCGCCCCGGCCCCGTACGCACCCGGCTGCGCACCTGGAGCCAGGCGCACCGCAAGGGGTCACGCAAGCACCTGCTCGCCGTCCTCGACGGCACCCGCTACCTCGCCCTCCTGGACTCCCTGGACACCCTGCTCGCCGACCCGCCCCGGGCCCGCGCCGCGCGGCGCCCCGCGGCGGAGGTGCTGCCCAAGGCGGTCGAGCGGGACTTCCGGCGGCTGGCCGGGCACGTGGAGACAGCACTCGCCACGCCCCCGGGGCCGGACCGGGACCTGGCACTGCACGAGGCCCGCAAGGCCGCCAAGCGCACCCGGTACGCGGCGGAAGCGGCCCGGCCTGAGCTGGGGCGGCCGGCGAGGGAGCTGGTCAAGCGGATGACGGAGCTGCAGGAGCTGCTCGGTGATCATCAGGACGGGGTGGTGGCGCGCGAGGCACTGCGCGAGCTGGCGGCCCAGGGCCACGCCGCCGGCGAGAACGCCTTCGCGTACGGCGTGCTGTACGGCCGCGAGGAAGCCCGCGCCGCCATCCGCGAACGCGACCTCCCCGCCCTGTGGGCCACGATCCCGCCCCCGGCACTGCGCCGGGGGCCGCAGGGCGGCGGTACAGCGGATTCGGGGAGGGCCGGGGGAGCGCGTTAG
- a CDS encoding pyruvate carboxylase, protein MFSKVLVANRGEIAIRAFRAAYELGAQTVAVFPHEDRNSPHRLKADEAYQIGEAGHPVRAYLSVDEIIRAARQAGADAVYPGYGFLSENPDLAAACAEHGITFVGPATEVLELTGNKARAIAAAKAAGLPVLASSAPSSDVEELVAAAEDMEFPVFVKAVAGGGGRGMRRVTERTQLREAVEAAAREAESAFGDPTVFLEQAVVDPRHIEVQILADTHGDVIHLYERDCSLQRRHQKVIELAPAPNLAPELRERICADAVAFARQIGYTCAGTVEFLVDARGNHVFIEMNPRIQVEHTVTEEVTDVDLVQSQMRIAAGESLADLGLSQEKIVLRGSALQCRITTEDPANGFRPDTGRITAYRSPGGAGVRLDGGTNLGAEVGAHFDSMLVKLTCRGRDFATAVGRARRAVTEFRIRGVATNIPFLQAVLDTPDFRAGKVTTSFIEQRPELLTQRGSKDRGTRILEYLADVTVNKPHGERPLSIAPHEKLPAIDTSAPVPDGSRQRLRQLGPEGFAADLRARPALGVTDTTFRDAHQSLLATRVRTKDLLEVAGHVARTTPELLSLEAWGGATYDVALRFLYEDPWERLAALREAVPNICLQMLLRGRNTVGYTPYPEQVTRAFVQEAADTGIDIFRIFDALNNVDQMRPAIDAVRETGTALAEVAMSYTGDLTDPGEKLYTLDYYLRLAEQMADAGAHVLAIKDMAGLLRAPAAKKLVTALRQNFDLPVHIHTHDTPGGQLATYLAGWEAGADAVDGASAALAGTTSQPALSAIVAATAHTERDTGIDLGAVCALEPYWEAVRKVYAPFEAGLPAPTGRVYEHEIPGGQLSNLRQQAIALGLGDRFEEIEKAYAGADRLLGRLVKVTPSSKVVGDLALALVGAGVSTDEFAADPARFDIPGSVIGFLRGELGEPAGGWPEPLRSRALEGRAEAPGITELTADESKRLSASSAERQAVLNELLFPGPAKDFTTHRERYGDTSPLSSDLFFYGLHHGEEHVVRLAPGVQLLIGLEAISEADERGMRTVMCILNGQLRPIQVRDRAVASEVPAAEKADKNNPGHLPAPFAGVVTLAVEEGQQVEAGATIGTIEAMKMEAAITAPTGGTVSRIAISPVAQVEGGDLLIVVE, encoded by the coding sequence ATGTTCTCGAAGGTCCTGGTCGCCAACCGAGGCGAAATCGCCATCCGTGCCTTCCGCGCCGCCTATGAGCTGGGCGCGCAGACCGTCGCGGTGTTCCCCCACGAGGATCGCAACTCCCCTCACCGTCTGAAGGCGGACGAGGCCTACCAGATCGGCGAGGCCGGCCATCCCGTCCGCGCGTACCTCTCCGTCGACGAGATCATCCGTGCCGCGCGGCAGGCCGGCGCCGACGCCGTCTACCCGGGCTACGGCTTCCTCTCCGAGAACCCCGACCTGGCCGCCGCCTGCGCCGAGCACGGCATCACCTTCGTCGGCCCCGCCACCGAGGTATTGGAGCTGACCGGCAACAAGGCGCGCGCCATCGCCGCCGCCAAGGCCGCCGGGCTGCCCGTCCTCGCCTCCTCCGCGCCCTCCTCGGACGTCGAGGAACTGGTGGCGGCGGCCGAGGACATGGAGTTCCCGGTCTTCGTGAAGGCCGTCGCGGGCGGCGGCGGGCGCGGCATGCGCCGGGTCACCGAGCGCACCCAGCTGCGCGAGGCCGTCGAGGCGGCGGCCCGCGAGGCCGAGTCCGCGTTCGGCGACCCGACCGTCTTTTTGGAGCAGGCCGTCGTCGACCCGCGCCACATCGAGGTGCAGATCCTCGCCGACACCCACGGCGACGTGATCCACCTCTACGAGCGGGACTGCAGTCTGCAGCGCCGCCACCAGAAGGTCATCGAACTGGCCCCGGCCCCCAACCTCGCCCCCGAACTGCGCGAACGGATCTGCGCCGACGCCGTCGCCTTCGCCCGGCAGATCGGCTACACCTGCGCCGGTACGGTCGAATTCCTCGTCGACGCGCGCGGCAACCACGTCTTCATCGAGATGAACCCGCGCATCCAGGTCGAGCACACCGTCACCGAAGAGGTGACGGACGTCGACCTCGTACAGTCCCAGATGCGGATCGCCGCGGGGGAGTCCCTGGCCGACCTGGGCCTGAGCCAGGAAAAGATCGTGCTGCGCGGCTCGGCCCTCCAGTGCCGCATCACCACCGAGGACCCCGCCAACGGCTTCCGGCCCGACACCGGCCGGATCACCGCCTACCGTTCCCCGGGCGGCGCGGGCGTCCGGCTGGACGGCGGCACCAACCTCGGCGCCGAGGTGGGCGCGCACTTCGACTCGATGCTGGTCAAGCTGACCTGCCGGGGACGGGACTTCGCGACCGCGGTGGGGCGCGCCCGGCGCGCGGTCACCGAGTTCCGTATCCGCGGTGTCGCCACCAACATCCCGTTCCTGCAGGCGGTACTGGACACCCCGGACTTCCGCGCCGGTAAGGTCACCACGTCCTTCATCGAGCAGCGCCCCGAACTGCTGACCCAGCGCGGCTCGAAGGACCGCGGCACCCGCATCCTCGAATACCTCGCCGACGTCACGGTCAACAAGCCGCACGGCGAACGCCCCCTCAGCATCGCGCCGCACGAGAAGCTGCCCGCGATCGACACCTCGGCGCCCGTGCCCGACGGCTCCCGGCAGCGGCTGCGGCAGCTCGGCCCCGAGGGCTTCGCCGCCGACCTGCGCGCCCGGCCCGCGCTCGGCGTCACCGACACCACCTTCCGCGACGCCCACCAGTCCCTGCTGGCCACCCGCGTCCGCACGAAGGACCTGCTGGAGGTCGCGGGCCACGTCGCGCGCACCACCCCCGAGCTGCTGTCCCTCGAAGCGTGGGGCGGCGCGACGTACGACGTGGCGCTGCGCTTCCTGTACGAGGACCCGTGGGAGCGGCTGGCGGCGCTGCGCGAGGCCGTCCCCAACATCTGTCTCCAGATGCTGCTGCGCGGCCGCAACACCGTCGGCTACACGCCCTATCCCGAGCAGGTCACCCGCGCCTTCGTGCAGGAGGCCGCGGACACCGGCATCGACATCTTCCGGATCTTCGACGCGCTCAACAACGTCGACCAGATGCGCCCCGCGATCGACGCCGTACGCGAGACCGGCACCGCGCTCGCCGAGGTCGCCATGAGCTACACCGGCGACCTCACGGACCCCGGCGAGAAGCTCTACACCCTCGACTACTACCTCCGCCTCGCCGAGCAGATGGCCGACGCCGGCGCCCACGTACTCGCCATCAAGGACATGGCCGGCCTGCTCCGCGCCCCCGCCGCGAAGAAGCTGGTCACGGCGCTGCGCCAGAACTTCGACCTGCCCGTCCACATCCACACCCACGACACCCCCGGCGGCCAGCTCGCCACCTACCTCGCCGGCTGGGAGGCCGGCGCCGACGCCGTCGACGGCGCCTCCGCAGCCCTGGCCGGCACCACCAGCCAGCCCGCCCTCTCCGCGATCGTCGCCGCCACCGCGCACACCGAGCGCGACACCGGCATCGACCTCGGCGCGGTCTGCGCCCTGGAGCCGTACTGGGAGGCCGTACGCAAGGTCTACGCGCCCTTCGAGGCCGGCCTCCCGGCGCCCACCGGCCGGGTCTACGAGCACGAGATCCCGGGCGGCCAGCTCTCCAACCTCCGCCAGCAGGCCATCGCGCTCGGCCTCGGCGACCGCTTCGAGGAGATCGAGAAGGCGTACGCGGGCGCCGACCGGCTGCTCGGCCGCCTGGTCAAGGTCACGCCCAGCTCCAAGGTCGTCGGCGACCTCGCGCTGGCCCTGGTCGGAGCCGGGGTCTCCACCGACGAGTTCGCCGCCGACCCCGCCCGCTTCGACATCCCCGGCTCCGTCATCGGCTTCCTCCGCGGCGAGTTGGGCGAACCGGCCGGCGGCTGGCCCGAGCCGCTGCGCAGCCGCGCCCTCGAAGGCCGCGCCGAGGCCCCCGGCATCACCGAGCTGACCGCCGACGAGTCCAAGCGCCTCTCGGCCTCGTCCGCCGAGCGCCAGGCCGTCCTGAACGAACTGCTCTTCCCCGGCCCGGCCAAGGACTTCACGACCCATCGCGAGCGCTACGGCGACACCTCCCCGCTCTCCAGCGACCTGTTTTTCTACGGGCTGCACCACGGCGAGGAACACGTCGTCCGGCTCGCCCCCGGCGTCCAGCTGCTCATCGGCCTGGAGGCGATCTCCGAGGCCGACGAGCGCGGCATGCGGACCGTGATGTGCATCCTCAACGGCCAGCTGCGGCCCATCCAGGTCCGCGACCGGGCGGTCGCCAGCGAGGTGCCCGCCGCCGAGAAGGCCGACAAGAACAACCCCGGCCATCTGCCGGCGCCGTTCGCCGGCGTGGTCACCCTCGCCGTCGAGGAGGGGCAGCAGGTCGAGGCGGGCGCCACCATCGGCACCATCGAGGCGATGAAGATGGAGGCGGCGATCACCGCGCCCACGGGCGGCACCGTCAGCCGCATCGCCATCTCGCCGGTTGCCCAGGTCGAGGGCGGTGACCTGCTCATCGTGGTGGAGTGA
- the rodA gene encoding rod shape-determining protein RodA, translating into MTSSQYAIRRYAPDRGVWSKLTARDSVVWRLDWILLFSCLALSLIGAVLVFSATRNRIELNHGDQYSYVLKHLLNTGIGLALAAGTVWLGHRTLRGAVPILYGVALLLSALVLTPLGATINGSRSWLAIPGGLSLQPAEFAKITITLGMAMVLAARVDAGDREHPGHRAVLQALGIALVPIAVIMLMPDLGSVMVLGTIVLAVLLASGASNRWIIGLLTLGVVGCLSVWQLHLLDDYQIARFAAFANPSLDPAGVGYNTNQARIAIGSGGLFGSGLFQGSQTTGQFVPEQQTDFIFTVAGEELGFLGAGLIIFLLGVVLWRACRIARESSELYSTVVAAGIIAWFAFQSFENIGMTLGIMPVTGLPLPFVSYGGTSMFAVWIAIGLLQSIKVQRPVSA; encoded by the coding sequence GTGACCAGCAGCCAGTACGCCATCCGGCGGTACGCCCCCGACCGCGGGGTGTGGAGCAAGCTCACCGCCCGGGACTCCGTGGTCTGGCGGCTGGACTGGATACTGCTCTTCTCGTGCCTGGCCCTCTCGCTCATCGGCGCGGTGCTGGTCTTCTCGGCCACCCGCAACCGCATCGAGCTGAACCACGGCGACCAGTACTCGTACGTCCTGAAGCACCTGCTCAACACCGGCATCGGCCTGGCGCTCGCGGCGGGCACGGTGTGGCTCGGCCACCGCACCCTGCGCGGCGCCGTGCCCATCCTGTACGGCGTGGCGCTGCTGCTGTCCGCGCTGGTGCTCACCCCGCTCGGCGCGACCATCAACGGCTCGCGGTCCTGGCTGGCCATCCCCGGCGGCCTCTCCCTGCAGCCCGCCGAGTTCGCCAAGATCACCATCACGCTGGGCATGGCGATGGTGCTGGCCGCCAGGGTCGACGCGGGGGACCGGGAACACCCCGGCCACCGCGCCGTCCTCCAGGCGCTCGGCATCGCGCTCGTCCCGATAGCGGTCATCATGCTGATGCCGGACCTCGGCTCGGTCATGGTGCTCGGCACGATCGTGCTCGCGGTGCTGCTCGCCTCCGGCGCGTCCAACCGCTGGATCATCGGCCTGCTGACGCTGGGCGTGGTGGGCTGCCTGAGCGTCTGGCAGCTGCATCTGCTCGACGACTACCAGATCGCCCGGTTCGCGGCGTTCGCCAATCCGAGCCTGGACCCGGCGGGCGTCGGCTACAACACCAATCAGGCGCGCATCGCCATCGGTTCCGGCGGCCTCTTCGGCTCGGGACTGTTCCAGGGCAGCCAGACCACCGGTCAGTTCGTGCCGGAGCAGCAGACGGACTTCATCTTCACGGTCGCCGGTGAGGAGCTGGGCTTCCTCGGCGCCGGCCTGATCATCTTCCTGCTGGGCGTGGTGCTGTGGCGCGCCTGCCGGATCGCCCGGGAGTCCTCCGAGCTCTACAGCACCGTCGTCGCGGCCGGCATCATCGCCTGGTTCGCCTTCCAGTCCTTCGAGAACATCGGGATGACGCTGGGGATCATGCCGGTCACCGGCCTGCCGCTGCCGTTCGTCTCCTACGGCGGTACGTCGATGTTCGCGGTGTGGATCGCCATAGGACTCCTTCAGTCGATCAAGGTGCAGCGGCCCGTGTCCGCCTGA
- the mrdA gene encoding penicillin-binding protein 2: MSNIPETGRTSRVTVRLVAIQILVFSLLLTLGGRLWYLQIRNGDEYAAEASGNHVQQVVDPAVRGSILDARGVPLADNETRLVVSASRTALMKMDDEGKAVLTRLANVLGMSYTDVKNKVRLCDAKTPQPCWNGSPFQPIPITDEATTQQALKIRESSEDFPGISAEPTAVRRYPAPAKAQTSQVLGYLSPVTDEEIQKAEHTNSPFLRSDMVGRSGLERTYDSALRGKAGVTRYQVDNLGRVMGKAKSDPARPGDNVVTSIDARVQAVAEKELHQAMVEARKQHDRNTGTNYKADAGAVVVMENKTGRVVSMASQPDYDPNSWVGGISAKDYAKLTGKKSNYPLLNRAIQGQAAPGSIFKVISSSAAVNAGYPFNGRYNCSSSYNVGGQVFKNFESESHGAITLGRALEVSCDTVFYDLAYKQWVKDGGNKPKKDPADWFYKTAHDFGLGKETGIDLPNEVKGRVPDRQWKKDFWKANKDSWCKTGKKDGSYTERIAYESCLEGMKMRAGDSVNYSIGQGDTLVTPIQMATIYAAIANGGTMYDPTIGKAIISADGKKVRDIKPQAHGKLPDSPKTLQQIDKALEGVATRGTAAWRFQNWPQKQIPMHAKTGTAEVYGKQTTSWFATYTKDFTIVMTISQGGTGSGASGPAVRKIYDALYGVDAKGKIHKGKALLPKPQADLPKIDKDGNIEAGRLTKPIVNDEKKPEEAVQ; this comes from the coding sequence GTGAGTAACATCCCGGAGACCGGCCGGACCTCGCGCGTCACCGTCCGTCTCGTCGCCATCCAGATACTGGTCTTCTCGCTGCTGCTCACGCTCGGCGGCCGGCTCTGGTACCTCCAGATCCGCAACGGCGACGAGTACGCCGCCGAGGCCAGCGGCAACCACGTCCAGCAGGTCGTCGACCCGGCCGTGCGCGGCTCGATCCTCGACGCCCGCGGCGTGCCGCTCGCCGACAACGAGACCCGCCTCGTCGTCTCCGCCAGCCGTACCGCGCTGATGAAGATGGACGACGAGGGCAAGGCCGTACTGACCCGCCTGGCGAACGTACTGGGCATGTCGTACACGGACGTCAAGAACAAGGTCCGGCTGTGTGACGCCAAGACGCCGCAGCCCTGCTGGAACGGCTCGCCCTTCCAGCCCATCCCGATCACGGACGAGGCCACCACCCAGCAGGCCCTGAAGATCCGTGAGAGCTCCGAGGACTTCCCCGGCATCTCCGCCGAGCCCACCGCCGTACGCCGCTACCCGGCCCCCGCCAAGGCGCAGACCTCGCAGGTGCTGGGCTACCTCTCGCCGGTCACCGACGAGGAGATCCAGAAGGCCGAGCACACGAACTCTCCGTTCCTGCGCTCGGACATGGTCGGCCGCTCGGGCCTGGAGCGGACGTACGACAGCGCGCTGCGCGGCAAGGCCGGCGTCACCCGCTACCAGGTCGACAACCTCGGCCGGGTCATGGGCAAGGCCAAGAGCGATCCGGCCCGGCCCGGGGACAACGTCGTGACGTCGATAGACGCACGGGTGCAGGCCGTCGCCGAGAAGGAGCTCCACCAGGCGATGGTGGAGGCCCGCAAGCAGCACGACCGCAACACCGGCACGAACTACAAGGCCGACGCCGGTGCGGTGGTCGTGATGGAGAACAAGACCGGCCGGGTGGTCTCGATGGCCTCCCAGCCGGACTACGACCCGAACTCCTGGGTCGGCGGCATCTCCGCGAAGGACTACGCGAAGCTCACCGGCAAGAAGTCCAACTACCCGCTGCTGAACCGGGCGATCCAGGGCCAGGCGGCCCCGGGCTCGATCTTCAAGGTCATCTCGTCCTCGGCGGCGGTCAACGCCGGCTATCCGTTCAACGGCCGGTACAACTGCTCCAGCTCGTACAACGTCGGCGGGCAGGTCTTCAAGAACTTCGAGTCCGAGAGCCACGGTGCGATCACCCTCGGCCGGGCGCTGGAGGTCTCCTGCGACACCGTCTTCTACGACCTGGCGTACAAGCAGTGGGTGAAGGACGGGGGCAACAAGCCGAAGAAGGACCCCGCCGACTGGTTCTACAAGACCGCCCATGACTTCGGTCTCGGCAAGGAGACCGGCATCGACCTGCCCAACGAGGTCAAGGGCCGGGTTCCGGACCGCCAGTGGAAGAAGGACTTCTGGAAGGCCAACAAGGACTCCTGGTGCAAGACCGGCAAGAAGGACGGCAGCTACACCGAGCGCATCGCCTACGAGAGCTGTCTCGAAGGCATGAAGATGCGTGCCGGTGACTCGGTCAACTACTCGATCGGCCAGGGCGACACCCTCGTGACGCCGATCCAGATGGCCACGATCTACGCGGCCATCGCCAACGGCGGCACGATGTACGACCCGACCATCGGCAAGGCGATCATCAGCGCCGATGGGAAGAAGGTCCGGGACATCAAGCCGCAGGCGCACGGCAAGCTGCCCGACTCGCCCAAGACGCTGCAGCAGATCGACAAGGCGCTGGAGGGCGTGGCCACGCGCGGTACCGCCGCCTGGCGGTTCCAGAACTGGCCGCAGAAGCAGATCCCGATGCACGCCAAGACCGGTACCGCCGAGGTCTACGGCAAGCAGACGACGTCGTGGTTCGCCACGTACACCAAGGACTTCACGATCGTCATGACGATCTCCCAGGGTGGTACGGGCTCCGGCGCCTCGGGTCCGGCCGTGCGCAAGATCTACGACGCGCTGTACGGCGTGGACGCCAAGGGCAAGATCCACAAGGGCAAGGCCCTGCTGCCGAAGCCGCAGGCCGACCTCCCCAAGATCGACAAGGACGGCAACATCGAGGCCGGACGGCTGACCAAGCCCATCGTCAACGACGAGAAGAAGCCGGAAGAGGCGGTCCAGTGA
- the mreD gene encoding rod shape-determining protein MreD, whose translation MRINRILLSTVLVAVALVVQVGVLARLHLPGAVPDLVLLVVLGLSMVYGHVAGAFIGFGAGLLADLAPPSDHAIGRYALVLCVIGYVAGLTRPDKSQHRSASMPLIVVVCAAIGSTLLYAGVGSLAGDNAGNTVGIPLLLLTATVYDLVLAPFSVPLVMALARRSEKPMAGESSGGTQSGPVPGEAAYGWLSTGSGLRMSRPGRGGRTPRIGSQRGGLLGGRKPVRVKGVKRL comes from the coding sequence ATGCGCATCAACCGGATCCTCCTCTCCACCGTCCTCGTGGCCGTGGCCCTCGTCGTCCAGGTGGGTGTGCTCGCCCGGCTCCATCTCCCCGGCGCCGTACCGGACCTGGTCCTGCTGGTCGTCCTCGGCCTGTCCATGGTCTACGGCCATGTCGCCGGGGCCTTCATCGGCTTCGGCGCGGGGCTCCTCGCCGACCTGGCACCCCCCTCCGACCACGCGATCGGCCGCTACGCGCTCGTGCTGTGCGTCATCGGCTACGTCGCCGGGCTCACCAGGCCCGACAAGAGCCAGCACCGCTCCGCCTCGATGCCGCTCATCGTCGTGGTCTGCGCGGCCATCGGCTCCACCCTGCTCTACGCCGGGGTCGGCTCGCTGGCCGGTGACAACGCGGGCAACACCGTCGGCATCCCCCTGCTGCTGCTCACCGCCACCGTCTACGACCTCGTGCTCGCTCCGTTCAGCGTCCCGCTGGTGATGGCGCTGGCCCGCCGATCCGAGAAGCCGATGGCCGGGGAGAGTTCGGGCGGCACCCAGTCCGGACCGGTGCCCGGCGAGGCCGCGTACGGCTGGCTGTCCACCGGCAGCGGGCTGCGCATGAGCCGTCCCGGGCGGGGCGGCCGGACGCCGCGGATCGGCAGCCAGCGCGGCGGCCTGCTCGGCGGCCGCAAGCCGGTACGTGTCAAGGGGGTCAAGCGCCTGTGA
- the mreC gene encoding rod shape-determining protein MreC, whose amino-acid sequence MRDTRESRLLLVLLVAIAFALITVDIRGGEQSPLQGARQVAASAFGPVETGVASVVDPVGNAVDAVRDSDGRHSRIAELERENAALKAKLGSSDRDRVRAAELDKMLKTAGAGQYGIKGAQVIAIGAAQGFSWTVTVDAGSKDGIARDMTVLNGDGLVGRVTTVGPNTATVLLAIDPDFTVGTRMEKTNEIGFANGQGGGPLRVQLLNGKANVKKGDRMVTFGSSQGKPFVPGVPVGTITHVGSANGDLTRTVQVKPFAGFSRLDVVGVVVQPPRENPRDTVLPPKPAKPKPTPTVTVTAKPKPTPSGATRS is encoded by the coding sequence GTGAGGGACACACGAGAGAGCCGGCTCCTGCTGGTGCTGCTGGTCGCGATCGCGTTCGCACTGATCACGGTGGACATCCGCGGCGGCGAGCAGTCCCCGCTGCAGGGTGCCCGGCAGGTCGCGGCCTCCGCTTTCGGGCCGGTCGAGACCGGTGTCGCCTCGGTCGTGGACCCGGTCGGCAACGCCGTCGACGCGGTACGCGATTCCGACGGCCGGCACAGCCGCATCGCCGAGCTGGAACGCGAGAACGCCGCCCTGAAGGCCAAGCTCGGCTCCTCCGACCGGGACCGGGTACGCGCCGCAGAGCTGGACAAGATGCTCAAGACCGCCGGCGCCGGCCAGTACGGCATCAAGGGCGCCCAGGTCATCGCCATAGGAGCCGCGCAGGGCTTCTCCTGGACCGTCACCGTGGACGCCGGCTCCAAGGACGGCATCGCCCGTGACATGACCGTACTGAACGGTGACGGGCTGGTCGGCCGGGTCACCACCGTCGGTCCGAACACCGCGACGGTCCTGCTCGCCATCGATCCGGACTTCACCGTCGGCACCCGCATGGAGAAGACCAACGAGATCGGCTTCGCCAACGGACAGGGCGGCGGGCCGCTGCGCGTCCAGCTCCTCAACGGCAAGGCGAACGTGAAGAAGGGCGACCGGATGGTCACCTTCGGCTCCAGCCAGGGCAAGCCGTTCGTGCCGGGCGTGCCGGTCGGCACCATCACCCACGTCGGCAGCGCCAACGGCGACCTCACCCGCACCGTGCAGGTCAAGCCGTTCGCCGGCTTCTCCCGCCTGGACGTGGTCGGCGTCGTGGTCCAGCCGCCGCGCGAGAACCCCCGGGACACGGTCCTGCCGCCCAAGCCCGCGAAACCCAAGCCCACTCCGACGGTCACCGTGACCGCCAAGCCCAAGCCCACCCCGAGCGGCGCCACCAGGAGCTGA